In Spirochaetota bacterium, one DNA window encodes the following:
- a CDS encoding SGNH/GDSL hydrolase family protein, with protein sequence MIKNVKQTFFIILTFFIMILMAELLIQIVCLISIDMKDIVFPYKKAPLYLQDKVLGHRPNPLFFEHDKNGFRNIVIPKTIDIVAMGDSQTYGIGVRIDKAWPQQLQSMSKLNVYNMAFGGYGPAHYLLLIEEACKLNPKLIIVAMYSGNDLYDGFHLVYDKNILFNMKTSNNKIMNSINQLENIETLDEKSYRTGDRVSPKKQNKKDHKYHNNNSQCIELRYFFANNCGIYGFLRALKNLKYYQYNTKQLSWRTIRGEYEIKSNIYQILDDNKFNIVFMAPYRLGALDLNDIRLKEGLRIQKESILRINHILKNRNIKFLVLIIPTTEYVFFEYINMKQYSMKPVYYELIRAEQDFMGNIFNFLNKESIPSINTVHALRNCLIQGKQPYPMNPDGHPNEHGYNEIAKEVYKYIINHTDLCLSIK encoded by the coding sequence ATGATTAAAAATGTAAAGCAAACATTTTTTATTATACTGACTTTTTTTATAATGATTTTGATGGCAGAATTATTGATCCAAATAGTATGTTTGATTTCAATTGACATGAAAGATATAGTATTCCCATATAAAAAGGCTCCTTTGTATCTCCAGGATAAAGTATTGGGGCATAGACCAAACCCTCTATTCTTTGAACATGATAAAAATGGTTTTAGAAATATAGTAATTCCAAAAACGATAGATATTGTCGCAATGGGAGATTCACAAACTTATGGTATTGGAGTGAGAATCGATAAAGCTTGGCCGCAGCAATTACAATCAATGAGTAAACTAAATGTTTATAATATGGCATTTGGCGGCTATGGACCAGCACACTATTTATTATTAATTGAAGAAGCATGCAAACTTAATCCAAAATTGATAATTGTCGCAATGTATTCAGGAAATGACTTGTATGATGGTTTTCATCTTGTTTATGATAAAAATATTTTATTCAACATGAAAACTTCTAATAATAAAATTATGAATAGCATAAATCAACTAGAAAATATTGAAACATTAGATGAAAAATCCTATAGAACTGGTGATAGAGTAAGCCCAAAGAAACAAAATAAAAAAGACCATAAGTATCATAATAATAATTCGCAATGTATCGAATTAAGGTATTTCTTTGCAAATAATTGCGGAATATATGGTTTTCTACGTGCATTAAAAAATTTAAAATATTATCAATACAATACAAAACAGTTATCATGGAGAACTATTAGAGGTGAGTATGAAATAAAATCTAATATATACCAAATACTCGATGACAATAAATTCAATATTGTATTTATGGCTCCTTATAGATTGGGAGCATTAGATTTAAATGATATTCGCCTTAAGGAAGGATTAAGAATTCAAAAAGAATCTATATTAAGAATCAATCATATATTAAAAAATAGAAATATAAAATTTTTAGTGTTGATAATACCCACAACCGAATATGTTTTTTTTGAATATATTAATATGAAACAATATTCCATGAAACCTGTATATTATGAATTGATACGTGCAGAACAAGATTTCATGGGTAATATTTTTAATTTTTTAAATAAGGAAAGCATTCCTTCAATTAATACTGTACATGCATTACGTAATTGTTTAATTCAAGGGAAGCAACCATATCCTATGAATCCAGATGGTCATCCAAATGAGCATGGTTATAATGAAATTGCAAAAGAAGTATATAAATACATAATAAATCACACTGATTTATGTTTAAGTATTAAATAA
- a CDS encoding ATP-binding protein: MKSTIISSQVPVNKWFDIIGDPTIADAICDRLVHNAHTMNLKGGSMRKAHAKNSGRNLPHRD; the protein is encoded by the coding sequence CTGAAATCTACGATCATTTCGTCTCAGGTCCCGGTTAACAAGTGGTTCGATATCATCGGCGATCCGACCATTGCCGACGCCATCTGCGATCGGCTGGTCCATAATGCACACACCATGAATTTAAAGGGGGGATCAATGAGAAAAGCTCATGCAAAAAATTCTGGACGAAACCTGCCACATCGAGATTAG